From Streptobacillus felis, the proteins below share one genomic window:
- the mvaD gene encoding diphosphomevalonate decarboxylase — protein MARGYINIAIVKYWGKKEFNPYLIPTQGSISLKSNRLYTETNISKSDVDKFILNGVVQNESETKKIFEFVDRVVKEREKICIESKNYVPTAAGLASSASAYCALTKELNEYFKLNLSINEMAKISTMGSGSACRSFYNLAAFDKYGEVYELNTDLNLAMLAIVVSDEKKEIPSRDAMKIAQNSVIYPMWVKRANDDFEKMKKALIENDFVKVGNIMEKNTIIMHNTTFRSNPSFSFLNEETYSVIKTIKRIRMRGINVFTTMDAGPNVKVLYLKEDEEKVLEALKEYFEGKILLC, from the coding sequence ATGGCTAGAGGATATATAAATATAGCTATAGTTAAGTATTGGGGTAAAAAGGAATTTAATCCTTATTTAATACCTACACAGGGAAGTATTTCTTTAAAATCAAACAGACTATATACTGAAACAAATATTAGTAAAAGTGATGTAGATAAATTTATACTAAATGGTGTAGTTCAAAATGAATCTGAAACAAAAAAAATATTTGAATTTGTGGATAGAGTAGTTAAAGAAAGAGAAAAAATTTGTATAGAAAGTAAAAATTATGTTCCAACAGCTGCTGGACTTGCATCTAGTGCTAGTGCATATTGTGCTTTAACAAAGGAATTAAATGAATATTTCAAATTAAATTTATCAATAAATGAGATGGCAAAAATCTCAACTATGGGTTCAGGTTCTGCGTGTAGAAGTTTCTATAACCTAGCAGCATTTGACAAATATGGTGAAGTTTATGAGTTAAATACAGATTTAAATCTTGCAATGTTAGCTATAGTAGTAAGTGATGAAAAGAAAGAAATACCTTCAAGAGATGCAATGAAAATAGCTCAAAATTCAGTAATTTACCCTATGTGGGTTAAGAGAGCTAATGATGATTTTGAAAAAATGAAGAAAGCTTTAATTGAAAATGATTTTGTTAAAGTTGGAAATATAATGGAAAAAAATACTATAATTATGCATAATACAACTTTTAGATCTAATCCTTCATTTTCTTTTTTAAATGAAGAAACATACAGTGTCATTAAAACAATAAAAAGAATAAGAATGAGGGGAATAAATGTATTTACAACTATGGATGCTGGACCTAATGTAAAAGTACTTTATTTAAAAGAAGATGAAGAAAAGGTATTGGAAGCGCTAAAAGAATATTTTGAAGGGAAGATACTACTATGTTAG
- the mvk gene encoding mevalonate kinase, with product MAHGKVILFGEHSVVYGKNAIAMHLKSVKMEAKITTINTNENVHVKHIKEYIKSNYNILDEVYVEINSNIPRARGLGSSAALAVSVARAFKERYNLTDENVFDIVNESERWAHGNPSGIDIAVILNEKNVLFNKKEGIRNIDIDLNSKLLIIDSGIKGSTKKAVSMVSNNLDEYKGYIEKLGKITDDAIAAIVKKNLKLLGELMNSSHNLLRNMNLSNDVIENIINICNEYALGSKITGAGLGGCVIALIENEEKAYKLINILKEKGVSNIWLEDI from the coding sequence ATGGCCCATGGAAAAGTAATATTATTTGGTGAACATTCTGTAGTTTATGGTAAAAATGCAATAGCTATGCATTTAAAGTCAGTTAAAATGGAAGCTAAAATTACTACAATAAATACAAATGAAAATGTGCATGTTAAACATATAAAAGAATACATAAAAAGTAATTACAATATATTAGATGAAGTATATGTGGAGATTAATTCTAATATACCAAGAGCAAGAGGTCTTGGTTCTTCTGCTGCACTTGCTGTTTCAGTTGCTAGAGCATTTAAGGAAAGATATAATCTAACTGATGAAAATGTTTTTGATATAGTGAATGAAAGTGAAAGATGGGCTCATGGTAATCCTAGTGGTATAGATATAGCTGTAATATTAAATGAAAAAAATGTTTTATTTAACAAAAAAGAAGGTATAAGAAATATAGATATTGATTTAAATTCAAAATTATTAATAATAGATAGTGGTATTAAAGGAAGTACTAAAAAAGCAGTTTCTATGGTTTCAAATAATTTAGATGAATATAAAGGGTATATAGAAAAATTAGGTAAAATAACTGATGATGCAATAGCTGCTATTGTTAAAAAGAATTTAAAATTATTGGGTGAACTTATGAATTCTAGCCACAATTTATTACGTAATATGAATTTATCAAATGATGTGATTGAAAATATAATAAATATATGTAATGAATATGCTTTGGGTTCTAAAATCACTGGTGCAGGCTTAGGTGGTTGTGTCATAGCCTTAATAGAAAATGAAGAAAAAGCTTATAAATTGATTAATATTTTAAAAGAAAAAGGAGTATCAAATATATGGCTAGAGGATATATAA